The window GCCGCGGGCAACGACCTGACGACCGCGATGCCCAGTTTCGGCTTCCCCGGCCTGGTGCCGGGGGACCGGTGGTGTGTGGTCGCCGCCCGGTGGCTGCAGGCCTACCGGGCCGGCGCGGCCGCACCCGTGGTGCTGGCGTCGACGAACCGCACCACGCTGGAGCTGATCCCGCTGGAGGTGCTCCGCGAGCACGCGGTCGACGTGCCGGGGGACATCAGCTCCC is drawn from Nakamurella deserti and contains these coding sequences:
- a CDS encoding DUF2237 family protein, whose product is MTPPSAGEFNVFGEPLQPCGTDPVTGYFRDGSCRCGPTQTATHTVCAVVTREFLEQQRAAGNDLTTAMPSFGFPGLVPGDRWCVVAARWLQAYRAGAAAPVVLASTNRTTLELIPLEVLREHAVDVPGDISSLG